One stretch of Prunus persica cultivar Lovell chromosome G1, Prunus_persica_NCBIv2, whole genome shotgun sequence DNA includes these proteins:
- the LOC18790777 gene encoding uncharacterized protein LOC18790777, translating into MLLTINSSVSSSLLIKSPSIPITTSSFPNSNPATAVRTPRWNPQALQFRVSSSANQTVEVASPPENVGGADCATESGADIVRKFYGGINVQDLASVEELIAEKCVYEDLVFPRPFVGRKDILQFFKKFNDSVGKDLQFVIDDISTEDSAAVGVTWHLEWNGKPFPFSKGCSFYRLEVVNGKRQIIYGRDSVEPAIKPGDTVLVAIRGVAWLLRQFPQLADRF; encoded by the exons ATGCTGCTGACGATAAACTCTTCAGTCTCCTCCTCCCTCCTCATCAAATCTCCTTCCATTCCAATCACCACTTCCAGCTTCCCCAATTCCAACCCAGCAACTGCCGTCAGAACCCCAAGATGGAACCCGCAGGCTCTTCAATTTCGGGTCTCGTCGTCCGCCAATCAGACAGTCGAGGTTGCATCACCGCCGGAAAATGTCGGTGGAGCtgattgcgcgacggaatcTGGAGCGGACATCGTGAGGAAATTCTATGGAGGAATAAACGTCCAGGATTTGGCTTCTGTGGAGGAGCTCATCGCAGAGAAATGTGTGTACGAGGACCTGGTTTTTCCTCGTCCTTTCGTTGGCCGCAAG GATATACTTCAGTTCTTTAAAAAGTTTAACGATTCTGTTGGCAAAGACCTTCAATTTGTTATTGATGATATATCCACGGAGGATTCCGCAGCAGTTGGGGTGACATGGCATTTAG AATGGAATGGGAAGCCTTTTCCCTTTAGCAAAGGATGTAGCTTTTATCGGTTGGAAGTCGTCAATGGCAAGAGACAAATAAT CTATGGGCGAGATAGTGTCGAGCCTGCTATCAAGCCTGGGGATACTGTGTTG GTTGCGATCAGAGGTGTGGCTTGGCTTCTTCGACAGTTCCCTCAGCTGGCTGACCGGTTTTAA
- the LOC18794054 gene encoding ankyrin repeat-containing protein NPR4 isoform X1 has translation MMTEVESAHETHGSFVSKATGHPLPPPDHGTPVIALFNSFRQPQNLQPVPAIPPKLGKWDQSAPAQVHTNVFTEVLRKDQQDVTKILETPSQDVANNVPNSAALTNTNLVPYVILHLAALSGDWDIARNFLQSKPQAVRAKITKGSETALHIAAGAKRTIFVEELVKWMTSNDLELKNDVGNTALHFAAVSGIKRIAEVMVDKNPTLPQIRGIKDLTPLHMATLLGHREIVWYLYDKTILMDRDHMGLLISAITADLYDVALDIIQKNPQIAFARDENGETPLHVMARKPLACYSGSQLGFWQRCKGSLLPHTKAPYGKKLMYMQATQLVKQLWEKILTLNSDSAISDLIRTPSSLLFTAAELGNIDFLIILLRSYPGLIWHVDEQNRSIFHTAVIHRQEKVFNLIYELGGLKELIVSYKDNNNNNMLHLAAKLAPVIRLNDDTGAALKLRRELLWFKEVEKIVQPLYKEMRNSIGKTPQILFTEEHKELLREGEVWMKGTASSCMVVATLIATVMFAAFSTVPGGNNNDTGIPIFLQSRAFIVFAISDAVSLISSAASILSFLSVLMSRYAEGDFLHSLPNRLIVGLATLFISITAMMITFVATVFIVLGSEFHGIKVPIALVAGVPVGFYALLQFPLLADMINHAYISRVSFRPCNHLLH, from the exons ATGATGACAGAAGTGGAATCTGCACATGAAACACATGGGTCATTTGTGAGCAAGGCTACAGGTCATCCATTGCCACCACCAGACCACGGGACACCAGTTATAGCACTCTTCAATAGTTTTCGTCAACCTCAAAATTTACAACCCGTACCGGCAATACCACCCAAACTTGGTAAATGGGATCAAAGTGCTCCAGCTCAAGTACATACAAATGTATTCACTGAAGTATTAAGAAAAGATCAACAGGATGTTACAAAGATACTAG AAACACCAAGCCAGGATGTAGCCAATAACGTTCCTAATTCAG CAGCGTTGACAAACACCAACCTAGTTCCCTATGTCATCCTACATCTTGCTGCTCTCAGTGGTGACTGGGATATTGCTAGAAACTTCTTGCAATCAAAGCCACAAGCTGTAAGGGCTAAGATCACAAAGGGTTCAGAAACTGCTCTTCATATTGCAGCTGGGGCCAAACGTACAATATTTGTTGAAGAGCTAGTTAAATGGATGACATCAAATGACCTCGAATTGAAGAATGATGTGGGAAACACCGCTCTTCATTTTGCTGCTGTATCCGGTATCAAAAGAATCGCTGAGGTAATGGTGGACAAGAATCCAACACTACCTCAGATCCGAGGTATCAAAGATTTAACACCTCTCCATATGGCCACCTTGCTTGGGCACAGGGAGATTGTTTGGTATCTATACGATAAGACAATTTTGATGGACCGTGACCATATGGGGCTTCTTATTTCTGCCATAACAGCAGATCTTTATG ATGTAGCACTGGATATAATTCAAAAGAACCCTCAGATTGCTTTTGCTCGAGATGAAAATGGAGAGACTCCACTTCATGTAATGGCTCGAAAGCCTTTAGCGTGTTATAGTGGAAGTCAGCTGGGATTCTGGCAACGATGCAAAGGTTCAT TACTCCCCCATACAAAGGCTCCTTACGGAAAAAAGTTAATGTATATGCAAGCCACTCAACTTGTGAAGCAGCTCTGGGAGAAAATTCTGACCTTAAACAGCGACTCTGCGATAAGTGATTTAATTAGAACGCCTTCCAGCTTATTGTTTACTGCTGCAGAGTTGGGCAACATTGACTTTCTGATCATACTTCTGAGATCATACCCTGGTCTTATTTGGCACGTTGATGAACAAAATCGAAGCATATTCCACACTGCAGTGATTCACCGACAGGAGAAAGTTTTCAATCTCATTTATGAATTAGGTGGTCTAAAAGAATTAATAGTTTCTTATAAAgataacaacaataataacatGCTTCATTTGGCTGcaaaacttgcacctgtgatTCGACTAAATGATGATACCGGGGCGGCTTTGAAATTGAGAAGAGAGTTGCTTTGGTTTAAG GAAGTGGAGAAAATCGTCCAGCCATTGTATAAAGAAATGAGGAACTCCATTGGGAAAACACCTCAAATTCTATTCACTGAGGAGCACAAGGAATTATTACGAGAAGGAGAAGTGTGGATGAAGGGCACTGCATCATCATGCATGGTTGTTGCAACGCTCATTGCGACTGTAATGTTTGCTGCTTTCTCCACTGTCCCAGGTGGCAACAACAATGACACTGGTATTCCCATATTCCTTCAATCAAGGGCCTTCATCGTTTTTGCCATATCCGATGCTGTTTCGCTCATCTCCTCCGCGGCTTCCATCTTGAGCTTTCTGTCCGTTCTCATGTCGCGCTATGCCGAAGGAGATTTCCTCCATTCGTTACCCAACAGATTGATCGTAGGGCTTGCAACTCTATTCATCTCCATAACTGCCATGATGATCACATTCGTTGCCACAGTATTTATTGTTCTTGGCTCCGAATTTCATGGCATAAAAGTCCCAATTGCTTTGGTTGCTGGCGTCCCAGTTGGTTTCTATGCCTTGCTACAATTTCCCCTTCTTGCAGATATGATCAATCATGCTTACATTTCAAGAGTATCTTTTCGTCCTTGCAACCACCTTTTGCACTAG
- the LOC18794054 gene encoding ankyrin repeat-containing protein NPR4 isoform X2: MMTEVESAHETHGSFVSKATGHPLPPPDHGTPVIALFNSFRQPQNLQPVPAIPPKLGKWDQSAPAQVHTNVFTEVLRKDQQDVTKILETPSQDVANNVPNSALTNTNLVPYVILHLAALSGDWDIARNFLQSKPQAVRAKITKGSETALHIAAGAKRTIFVEELVKWMTSNDLELKNDVGNTALHFAAVSGIKRIAEVMVDKNPTLPQIRGIKDLTPLHMATLLGHREIVWYLYDKTILMDRDHMGLLISAITADLYDVALDIIQKNPQIAFARDENGETPLHVMARKPLACYSGSQLGFWQRCKGSLLPHTKAPYGKKLMYMQATQLVKQLWEKILTLNSDSAISDLIRTPSSLLFTAAELGNIDFLIILLRSYPGLIWHVDEQNRSIFHTAVIHRQEKVFNLIYELGGLKELIVSYKDNNNNNMLHLAAKLAPVIRLNDDTGAALKLRRELLWFKEVEKIVQPLYKEMRNSIGKTPQILFTEEHKELLREGEVWMKGTASSCMVVATLIATVMFAAFSTVPGGNNNDTGIPIFLQSRAFIVFAISDAVSLISSAASILSFLSVLMSRYAEGDFLHSLPNRLIVGLATLFISITAMMITFVATVFIVLGSEFHGIKVPIALVAGVPVGFYALLQFPLLADMINHAYISRVSFRPCNHLLH; this comes from the exons ATGATGACAGAAGTGGAATCTGCACATGAAACACATGGGTCATTTGTGAGCAAGGCTACAGGTCATCCATTGCCACCACCAGACCACGGGACACCAGTTATAGCACTCTTCAATAGTTTTCGTCAACCTCAAAATTTACAACCCGTACCGGCAATACCACCCAAACTTGGTAAATGGGATCAAAGTGCTCCAGCTCAAGTACATACAAATGTATTCACTGAAGTATTAAGAAAAGATCAACAGGATGTTACAAAGATACTAG AAACACCAAGCCAGGATGTAGCCAATAACGTTCCTAATTCAG CGTTGACAAACACCAACCTAGTTCCCTATGTCATCCTACATCTTGCTGCTCTCAGTGGTGACTGGGATATTGCTAGAAACTTCTTGCAATCAAAGCCACAAGCTGTAAGGGCTAAGATCACAAAGGGTTCAGAAACTGCTCTTCATATTGCAGCTGGGGCCAAACGTACAATATTTGTTGAAGAGCTAGTTAAATGGATGACATCAAATGACCTCGAATTGAAGAATGATGTGGGAAACACCGCTCTTCATTTTGCTGCTGTATCCGGTATCAAAAGAATCGCTGAGGTAATGGTGGACAAGAATCCAACACTACCTCAGATCCGAGGTATCAAAGATTTAACACCTCTCCATATGGCCACCTTGCTTGGGCACAGGGAGATTGTTTGGTATCTATACGATAAGACAATTTTGATGGACCGTGACCATATGGGGCTTCTTATTTCTGCCATAACAGCAGATCTTTATG ATGTAGCACTGGATATAATTCAAAAGAACCCTCAGATTGCTTTTGCTCGAGATGAAAATGGAGAGACTCCACTTCATGTAATGGCTCGAAAGCCTTTAGCGTGTTATAGTGGAAGTCAGCTGGGATTCTGGCAACGATGCAAAGGTTCAT TACTCCCCCATACAAAGGCTCCTTACGGAAAAAAGTTAATGTATATGCAAGCCACTCAACTTGTGAAGCAGCTCTGGGAGAAAATTCTGACCTTAAACAGCGACTCTGCGATAAGTGATTTAATTAGAACGCCTTCCAGCTTATTGTTTACTGCTGCAGAGTTGGGCAACATTGACTTTCTGATCATACTTCTGAGATCATACCCTGGTCTTATTTGGCACGTTGATGAACAAAATCGAAGCATATTCCACACTGCAGTGATTCACCGACAGGAGAAAGTTTTCAATCTCATTTATGAATTAGGTGGTCTAAAAGAATTAATAGTTTCTTATAAAgataacaacaataataacatGCTTCATTTGGCTGcaaaacttgcacctgtgatTCGACTAAATGATGATACCGGGGCGGCTTTGAAATTGAGAAGAGAGTTGCTTTGGTTTAAG GAAGTGGAGAAAATCGTCCAGCCATTGTATAAAGAAATGAGGAACTCCATTGGGAAAACACCTCAAATTCTATTCACTGAGGAGCACAAGGAATTATTACGAGAAGGAGAAGTGTGGATGAAGGGCACTGCATCATCATGCATGGTTGTTGCAACGCTCATTGCGACTGTAATGTTTGCTGCTTTCTCCACTGTCCCAGGTGGCAACAACAATGACACTGGTATTCCCATATTCCTTCAATCAAGGGCCTTCATCGTTTTTGCCATATCCGATGCTGTTTCGCTCATCTCCTCCGCGGCTTCCATCTTGAGCTTTCTGTCCGTTCTCATGTCGCGCTATGCCGAAGGAGATTTCCTCCATTCGTTACCCAACAGATTGATCGTAGGGCTTGCAACTCTATTCATCTCCATAACTGCCATGATGATCACATTCGTTGCCACAGTATTTATTGTTCTTGGCTCCGAATTTCATGGCATAAAAGTCCCAATTGCTTTGGTTGCTGGCGTCCCAGTTGGTTTCTATGCCTTGCTACAATTTCCCCTTCTTGCAGATATGATCAATCATGCTTACATTTCAAGAGTATCTTTTCGTCCTTGCAACCACCTTTTGCACTAG
- the LOC18793042 gene encoding protein ABHD11 has protein sequence MAAISNLAGCSHGGSSVNFGERRLTFRPTPALKTRISWPSKNPLAVGHLGKGHKNSGVRMALVDEKLARSGDLPKPSDILAFDLVQGALVKWSSVTDRSLPEPPTAVFLHGILGCRKNWGTFTRRLAQEFPTWQFLLVDLRCHGDSASIKKRGPHTVSSTALDVLKLVQQLRLTPRVLVGHSFGGKVALSMAEQAAKPLARPVRVWVLDATPGKVRPGGDGEDHPEELISVLSTLPQEISSKRDVVDVLVRKGFSKDVAQWVVTNLRPTGPLGSSQSTFSWVFDLKGISEMYRSYEETNLWKIVEDVPRGVHVNFLKAERSLHRWALEDLQRIHAAEELAAEEAAGVEMHVLEDAGHWVHADNPDGLFKILSSSFQ, from the exons ATGGCGGCGATTTCGAATCTTGCCGGTTGTAGTCACGGCGGCAGCTCAGTCAATTTTGGAGAGAGGAGGTTAACGTTTCGACCAACTCCCGCATTGAAGACTCGGATTTCTTGGCCATCCAAG aATCCGTTAGCTGTTGGTCACTTGGGCAAGGGACATAAGAATTCTGGTGTTCGTATGGCATTAGTTGATGAGAAGCTGGCTAGAAGCGGAGATTTGCCCAAGCCTTCTGACATCCTG GCATTTGATCTTGTTCAAGGAGCACTT GTAAAATGGAGTTCAGTTACGGACAGGTCATTACCTGAGCCTCCAACAGCTGTTTTTCTGCATGGTATTCTAGGGTGTAGGAAGAACTGGG GAACCTTTACGAGGAGATTGGCACAAGAATTTCCGACATGGCAG TTTCTGTTAGTGGACCTGCGGTGTCATGGTGATTCAGCATCAATTAAGAAAAGGGGACCCCATACTGTTTCTTCCACTGCTCTTGATGTCTTAAAACTA GTTCAACAGCTTAGATTAACACCTCGGGTTCTAGTTGGCCACAGTTTTGGAGGGAAAG TTGCCTTGAGCATGGCAGAGCAAGCTGCAAAGCCTCTTGCACGACCAGTCAGG GTTTGGGTTCTAGATGCTACACCTGGAAAAGTTCGTCCTGGTGGGGATGGGGAAGACCATCCAGAAGAATTGATATCTGTCCTAAGCACATTGCCACAAGAG ATTTCCTCAAAGCGGGATGTTGTGGATGTTCTAGTCCGAAAAGGGTTCTCCAAAGATGTGGCACAG TGGGTGGTTACTAATCTTCGACCAACTGGTCCTCTTGGTTCATCACAATCAACCTTCTCATGGGTGTTTGATCTCAAGGGAATTTCTGAAATGTATAGATCTTATGAAGAGACAAATTTATG GAAAATTGTTGAAGATGTGCCTCGAGGTGTCCATGTGAACTTTTTGAAAGCAGAAAGGAGCTTGCACAGATGGGCTCTAGAAGATCTCCAGAGGATTCATGCTGCTGAGGAGCTTGCTGCTGAAGAGGCAGCTGGAGTTGAAATGCATGTCCTTGAGGATGCAGGCCACTGG GTCCATGCAGATAATCCAGATGGGCTATTTAAgattctttcctcttctttccaGTGA